The following proteins come from a genomic window of Lachnoclostridium phytofermentans ISDg:
- a CDS encoding ABC transporter permease, with protein MESTKQDAVAIVNTSKQRFRRHKKKKEIEYEEKIPFFKYFKRHYILYLMVLPGIIYFIVFRYVPMLFNIIAFQNYSPYKGIAGSDWVGWMHFKNFFAGKDFAMLLTNTLAISFMNLFIFFPMPIILALLLNEIKHNGYKNIVQTCVYIPHFISLVVVYSLTYLILNESNGVINQLIQAMTGHTVDFLSSKPWFRPILLLQTVWKETGYGTIIFLAALAGVDVQLYEAAEVDGAGRWKKMWHITLPAIKATIITMLILRVGSILNTGYEQIFLLQNSLNRSVSEVFDTYVYKQGITQGSFSYATAVGLFKGIVGTVMVLTVNKIAKKSGEDGLY; from the coding sequence ATGGAATCAACCAAACAAGATGCAGTGGCAATTGTAAATACGAGTAAACAGAGATTTCGACGCCACAAGAAAAAGAAAGAGATAGAATATGAGGAAAAGATTCCTTTTTTTAAATATTTCAAACGACATTATATTTTATATCTCATGGTATTACCGGGAATTATTTACTTTATCGTATTCCGCTATGTACCAATGCTTTTTAATATTATTGCTTTTCAAAATTATAGTCCTTATAAAGGAATAGCAGGAAGTGACTGGGTCGGATGGATGCATTTTAAAAACTTCTTTGCAGGAAAAGACTTTGCAATGCTACTAACGAACACATTGGCGATATCGTTTATGAATTTGTTTATCTTTTTTCCAATGCCGATTATATTAGCACTATTGTTAAATGAGATTAAGCATAATGGATATAAGAATATTGTCCAGACATGTGTATACATACCTCATTTTATATCACTTGTCGTAGTATATAGTCTTACTTACTTAATCTTAAATGAATCGAATGGTGTTATCAATCAGTTGATACAGGCTATGACCGGCCACACAGTTGATTTTTTGTCAAGTAAACCATGGTTTAGGCCAATCTTACTTCTTCAAACAGTATGGAAAGAAACCGGATATGGTACAATTATTTTTCTGGCGGCTTTAGCTGGGGTGGACGTTCAGTTATACGAAGCAGCAGAAGTGGATGGCGCAGGACGATGGAAGAAAATGTGGCACATTACGTTACCCGCGATAAAAGCAACTATAATAACCATGTTAATCCTTCGGGTTGGATCTATTTTAAATACTGGATATGAGCAAATATTCCTTTTGCAGAACTCATTAAATCGTTCTGTCTCAGAAGTATTCGATACCTATGTATACAAACAGGGTATTACACAAGGATCCTTCTCTTATGCTACGGCAGTTGGCTTATTCAAAGGTATTGTTGGTACAGTGATGGTATTGACAGTAAATAAGATAGCTAAGAAAAGCGGCGAAGATGGGTTATATTAA
- a CDS encoding DNA polymerase III subunit alpha produces MSFTHLHVHTEFSLLDGSGKIKEMAAQAKKLGMDALAITDHGVMYGVIDFYRACLAEGIKPIIGCEVYVAPNSRFDKEGSASEERYHHLVLLAENDIGYHNLIKIVSRGFTEGFYYKPRVDHELLKEYSEGIIALSACLAGEVAVMLRRNFFEEAKASALKLQEIFGAGNFFLELQDHGYPEQKSVNQGLLRISEETNIPLVATNDIHYTYDTDETAHDILLCIQTQKKVTDEDRMRYAGGQFYMKSPEEMRELFPYALQALQNTEEIAKRCNVTIEFGHYKLPKYDVPAPYTVSPGSGSTDDEGDISASQNISTNTDILAREYLRKLCEEGLVRRYKDPSTELWDRLNYELETIENMGFVDYFLIVWDFIKYAKDNDIIVGPGRGSAAGSVVSYCLEITNIDPIKYSLLFERFLNPERLTMPDIDIDFCFERRQEVIDYVVSKYGKDRVVQIVTFGTMAARAVIRDVGRALDMPYASVDVVAKMIPTELGITIEKALNINPDLKKLYESDPEVMHLIDMSKRLEGLPRHTSMHAAGVVISNAPADEYVPLSRSSDDSITTQFTMTTLEELGLLKMDFLGLRTLTVIQNAVLLVNQAKARLGETEENFLNIDEIDYNDSKVLDLISSAKTEGIFQLESSGMKSFMKELKPQNLEDIIAGISLYRPGPMDFIPKYIQGKNNQKSIQYECKELEPILSPTYGCIVYQEQVMQIVRELAGYSFGRSDLVRRAMSKKKASVMEKERQSFVYGNVEEGVPGCISKGIPEAVANHIYDEMTDFAKYAFNKSHAAAYAVVSYQTAYLKCYYPVEFMAALMTSVIDNPSKVAEYIYTCRQMGIKLLPPDINDGYATFTVSGENIRYGLSAIKGLGRPVIDALVIEREENGPYLNLKDFASRLSGKEVNKRTIESFIKSGAFDSMPGTRKQLMHVYVGVLDGVSQEKKRAMTGQMSLFDLDGDAKVMNEEIIFPEVGEYSKEELLAFEKEVLGIYVSGHPLEAYELLLKRNATANTADFIVEEETNTVKVADGDTVTVGGMITSRTLKTTRTNAVMAFITLEDMFGTMEVIIFPRDYEKFKYTLEIDNRVFIKGKVAVEEDKPAKLICQSITPFADISKELWVKFSDKEAFLNNEKALYEIIKNYDGNDRITVYCEKEKAIKKLPLSQSVIIEEGLLENLRNAFSEENIKVVEKL; encoded by the coding sequence ATGAGTTTTACACATTTGCATGTGCATACAGAGTTCAGTCTACTAGATGGCTCTGGTAAAATAAAGGAAATGGCTGCCCAAGCGAAAAAACTTGGGATGGATGCACTAGCAATTACGGATCATGGAGTTATGTATGGTGTTATTGATTTCTACCGTGCATGTTTGGCAGAAGGAATAAAGCCAATTATCGGTTGTGAAGTTTATGTTGCACCAAACTCCAGATTTGATAAAGAAGGTAGTGCGAGTGAGGAACGATATCATCATCTTGTTTTATTAGCGGAGAATGATATCGGTTATCACAACTTAATTAAAATTGTATCAAGGGGCTTCACAGAAGGCTTTTATTATAAACCAAGAGTAGATCATGAATTATTAAAGGAATACAGCGAAGGTATCATAGCGCTGTCGGCATGTCTTGCTGGTGAAGTTGCAGTGATGCTTCGAAGAAATTTCTTTGAAGAAGCGAAAGCATCGGCCTTAAAGTTGCAAGAGATTTTCGGTGCTGGGAATTTCTTTTTGGAATTGCAAGACCATGGTTATCCGGAGCAAAAGTCAGTGAATCAAGGTTTACTAAGAATAAGTGAAGAAACCAATATTCCACTGGTTGCTACCAATGATATTCACTACACCTATGACACTGATGAAACTGCCCATGATATTTTACTTTGTATCCAAACACAGAAGAAAGTAACGGATGAAGATCGTATGCGTTATGCGGGTGGTCAATTTTACATGAAATCTCCAGAGGAGATGAGAGAGTTATTTCCATATGCTCTGCAGGCGCTTCAAAATACAGAGGAGATAGCAAAGCGTTGTAATGTAACAATTGAATTTGGTCATTATAAACTTCCGAAATATGATGTCCCAGCGCCTTATACAGTAAGCCCTGGAAGTGGAAGCACTGATGATGAGGGCGACATCAGTGCAAGCCAAAATATCAGTACAAACACTGATATTTTGGCCAGAGAGTATTTAAGAAAGCTCTGTGAAGAGGGATTGGTACGTCGCTATAAGGACCCATCAACGGAACTTTGGGATAGATTAAACTATGAGCTTGAAACAATAGAGAACATGGGATTTGTCGATTATTTCTTAATTGTTTGGGACTTTATTAAATATGCAAAAGACAATGATATTATTGTAGGTCCTGGTCGTGGTAGTGCTGCGGGAAGTGTTGTCTCTTACTGTTTGGAGATTACAAATATTGACCCAATCAAATATAGCCTCTTGTTTGAGCGATTTCTAAATCCAGAGCGTCTTACGATGCCAGATATTGATATCGATTTTTGTTTCGAGCGTCGTCAGGAAGTGATAGATTATGTGGTATCGAAGTATGGAAAGGATCGAGTAGTTCAGATTGTTACCTTTGGAACAATGGCAGCAAGAGCGGTAATCCGTGACGTGGGTCGTGCACTTGATATGCCGTACGCTTCAGTTGATGTGGTTGCAAAGATGATTCCAACAGAACTTGGGATTACCATTGAAAAAGCACTTAATATTAATCCGGATTTAAAGAAGCTCTATGAATCTGATCCAGAAGTAATGCATTTAATAGATATGTCAAAGCGTTTAGAGGGTTTACCACGCCATACCTCCATGCACGCTGCAGGCGTTGTTATCAGTAATGCTCCGGCAGATGAATATGTTCCATTATCTAGGTCATCAGATGATTCCATTACAACTCAGTTTACGATGACTACCTTAGAGGAACTTGGATTACTCAAAATGGACTTTTTAGGACTTCGTACCTTAACAGTAATTCAAAATGCAGTTTTGCTTGTGAACCAAGCGAAAGCTAGACTCGGAGAGACCGAAGAGAATTTTCTTAACATTGATGAAATTGATTATAATGACTCAAAAGTATTGGATTTAATTTCTTCTGCAAAGACAGAGGGTATTTTTCAGCTAGAAAGCTCAGGAATGAAGAGTTTCATGAAGGAATTAAAACCTCAGAACCTAGAAGATATTATCGCCGGTATCTCTTTATACCGTCCTGGTCCAATGGACTTTATACCAAAATACATTCAAGGAAAAAATAATCAAAAAAGTATTCAGTATGAATGTAAGGAACTAGAACCAATCTTATCACCAACTTATGGTTGTATCGTATATCAGGAGCAGGTTATGCAGATCGTTCGAGAGCTTGCAGGATATAGCTTTGGACGAAGTGACTTGGTGCGCCGTGCAATGTCGAAAAAGAAAGCATCCGTAATGGAGAAAGAGAGACAAAGCTTCGTATATGGAAATGTTGAAGAAGGGGTACCTGGTTGTATATCCAAAGGTATTCCAGAAGCCGTTGCCAATCACATCTACGATGAGATGACAGACTTTGCAAAATATGCTTTTAATAAATCTCATGCGGCTGCATATGCGGTAGTATCTTATCAAACAGCATATCTAAAATGTTACTATCCGGTAGAGTTCATGGCAGCACTAATGACTTCCGTGATTGATAATCCAAGTAAGGTGGCAGAATATATCTATACTTGCCGCCAGATGGGAATAAAACTTCTACCACCGGATATTAATGATGGATATGCTACCTTTACGGTAAGTGGTGAAAATATTCGATATGGACTCTCTGCAATTAAAGGGCTTGGAAGACCAGTGATTGATGCCTTGGTAATTGAGAGAGAAGAAAATGGTCCATATCTTAACTTAAAGGATTTCGCGTCAAGACTTTCTGGAAAAGAAGTGAATAAACGAACCATTGAAAGTTTCATCAAATCAGGCGCTTTTGACAGCATGCCAGGAACAAGAAAGCAATTAATGCATGTCTATGTCGGGGTACTAGATGGAGTAAGCCAAGAAAAGAAAAGAGCGATGACGGGGCAGATGAGCCTGTTTGATCTTGATGGTGATGCGAAGGTTATGAATGAGGAGATTATTTTCCCAGAGGTAGGGGAATATTCGAAAGAAGAGTTACTTGCATTTGAGAAGGAAGTACTTGGAATCTATGTTAGCGGTCACCCATTAGAGGCCTATGAACTACTGTTAAAAAGAAATGCAACTGCGAATACAGCGGATTTTATCGTCGAAGAGGAGACGAATACAGTAAAAGTAGCAGATGGTGATACGGTTACTGTTGGTGGTATGATAACCTCTCGAACGTTAAAAACAACGAGAACGAACGCTGTTATGGCATTCATTACATTGGAAGATATGTTTGGTACGATGGAAGTCATCATCTTCCCACGTGATTACGAGAAGTTTAAATACACATTGGAAATTGATAATCGAGTATTTATCAAAGGAAAAGTGGCAGTAGAAGAGGATAAACCGGCAAAATTAATCTGTCAATCGATAACTCCTTTTGCGGATATTAGTAAAGAGTTATGGGTAAAATTCTCGGATAAAGAAGCATTTTTAAATAACGAAAAGGCATTGTATGAAATCATAAAGAATTATGATGGCAATGATCGTATTACAGTATATTGTGAGAAGGAAAAAGCGATTAAAAAATTACCACTAAGTCAAAGTGTTATTATCGAAGAGGGACTTCTTGAAAACCTAAGAAATGCATTTTCTGAGGAGAATATAAAAGTTGTTGAAAAGTTATAA
- a CDS encoding ABC transporter ATP-binding protein, whose translation MNPRAKKFLSYYKPYWKLFLADMLCALTAAGISLVYPLIVRYITQDVLVNNEINQAIQIIIRMAAVLIGLAILEFGCNFFIAYKGHIMGAKMEYDMRNEIFGHFQKLSFNFYDNQKTGQLMTRITNDLFDITELCHHGPEDIVISIIKFVGAFIILVRINWKLTIILFLFIPMMFIFAYIMKGRMNRAFRKNRERIADINAQIEDNLSGIRVVKSFANEDCETSKFDAGNKRFVDSKSHAYWQMATFHSGLSFFTNLINVAVIVGGGILIALSGILLSDMLTFMLYVNNIIEPIRKLINFTEQFQNGVTGFSRFMEIIETNPDIVDSPDAKELKNVRGDISFEEVSFKYQDTTSEVFRNINLQVPAGEYIALVGSSGVGKTTMCSLIPRFYEVSTGRITIDGQDIRSLTQKSLRKNIGIVQQDVYLFAGTVADNIRYGDLDATMEEVIEAAKNANAHEFIMNLPEGYNTYIGQRGVKLSGGQKQRLSIARVFLKNPPILIFDEATSALDNESEKIVQESLEKLAKNRTTFVIAHRLTTIKNARNIIVLTEEGIKEQGTHEKLLSLDGIYASLYHLNYEKQQA comes from the coding sequence ATGAACCCCAGAGCAAAAAAATTCTTATCTTATTATAAACCGTATTGGAAACTATTTTTAGCAGATATGCTATGTGCATTAACTGCTGCTGGTATTTCCTTGGTTTATCCGTTAATCGTTCGTTACATTACACAGGATGTATTAGTTAACAACGAAATTAATCAAGCAATACAAATAATTATACGAATGGCAGCTGTGCTAATCGGATTGGCAATACTTGAATTTGGATGTAACTTCTTTATTGCTTATAAAGGACATATCATGGGTGCAAAGATGGAATATGATATGAGAAATGAAATCTTTGGACATTTCCAAAAGCTATCCTTTAACTTTTATGATAATCAAAAAACAGGGCAATTAATGACTCGTATCACAAACGATTTGTTTGATATCACCGAACTATGCCACCATGGCCCTGAAGATATTGTAATCTCAATTATCAAATTCGTTGGTGCATTTATTATCTTAGTTCGTATTAACTGGAAATTAACCATCATACTTTTCTTGTTCATTCCGATGATGTTTATATTTGCTTACATTATGAAAGGTCGAATGAACCGTGCTTTTCGTAAAAACCGTGAGAGAATTGCAGATATCAATGCACAGATTGAAGATAACTTATCCGGAATTCGTGTAGTAAAATCTTTTGCCAATGAAGATTGTGAGACCTCGAAGTTTGATGCAGGTAACAAGCGTTTCGTCGATAGTAAGAGTCATGCATATTGGCAAATGGCAACCTTTCATTCTGGACTTTCGTTCTTTACAAATCTTATTAATGTTGCTGTGATTGTTGGTGGCGGAATATTGATTGCACTCAGTGGAATTCTGCTAAGTGATATGTTAACCTTTATGTTATATGTTAATAATATCATAGAGCCAATACGTAAACTGATTAACTTTACAGAACAATTCCAAAATGGTGTCACAGGATTTAGCCGATTTATGGAGATAATTGAGACGAATCCGGATATCGTAGATTCACCAGATGCAAAAGAACTGAAAAATGTTCGTGGAGATATTAGCTTTGAAGAGGTATCTTTTAAATATCAAGATACAACCAGCGAAGTATTTAGAAATATCAATCTGCAGGTACCAGCTGGTGAATATATTGCACTTGTAGGTTCCTCAGGTGTAGGAAAAACAACCATGTGTAGCTTAATCCCTAGATTTTATGAAGTAAGCACAGGAAGAATTACAATTGATGGACAGGACATTCGTAGCCTAACTCAAAAATCCTTACGAAAAAACATAGGAATTGTGCAACAGGATGTTTATCTTTTCGCAGGAACAGTTGCAGATAATATCCGCTATGGCGATTTAGATGCTACCATGGAGGAAGTTATTGAAGCAGCAAAGAATGCAAATGCACATGAATTCATTATGAATCTTCCGGAAGGATACAACACCTATATTGGACAGCGTGGTGTGAAACTATCGGGAGGACAAAAACAAAGACTAAGCATTGCAAGAGTATTTTTAAAGAACCCACCTATCCTAATCTTTGACGAGGCGACATCAGCGCTTGACAATGAGAGTGAAAAGATAGTTCAAGAGTCTTTAGAAAAATTAGCAAAAAACAGAACCACCTTTGTTATTGCTCATCGATTAACAACGATAAAAAATGCGAGAAACATTATCGTATTAACAGAAGAAGGTATCAAAGAACAAGGAACTCATGAAAAGCTGTTATCGTTAGACGGTATTTATGCCTCCCTTTATCACTTGAATTATGAAAAGCAGCAGGCATAA
- a CDS encoding Tex family protein: MKIFEQLKEELGIKLEQVEATVKLIDEGNTIPFIARYRKEVTGSLNDEVLRSLSERLTYLRNLEEKKASVLASIEEQGKLTEELKAQIEAAATLVVVEDLYRPYRPKRRTRATIAKEKGLEPLAEIIIAQEISRDILELAEDYVSEEKEVSSAKDAVAGALDIIAESISDEADYRIHIRKLTFEEGSITSAAKDAEAESVYELYYEYSEKISKVAGHRVLALNRGENEKFLTVKITAPTEKIMNYLKGKVIKRDNPHTNDYLVVAIADSYDRLIAPAIEREIRNDLTEKAEDGAIVVFGQNLTQVLMQPPIAGQVVLGWDPAFRTGCKLAVVDATGKVLDTVVIYPTAPQNKVEEAKTVLKKLFKKYQITLISVGNGTASRESEQIIVDLLKEITEPISYVIVNEAGASVYSASKLATEEFPNFDVGQRSAASIARRIQDPLAELVKIDPKSIGVGQYQHDMNQKKLSEALGGVVEDCVNKVGVDLNTASASLLEYISGISKPIAKNIVIYREENGKFKNRKQLLKVAKLGPKAFEQCAGFLRINDGDNPLDGTSVHPESYEAAEKLLEMLEVKDLRELQAKAKEVDAKREQSISQKVKDKKKMAQELSIGEITLTDIIKELEKPSRDPREEMPKPILRTDVLDMKDLTEGMILKGTVRNVIDFGAFVDIGVHQDGLVHISQLSKQKFVKHPLDIVSVGDIVEVKVLSVDVSKKRIQLSMIL, encoded by the coding sequence ATGAAAATTTTCGAACAATTAAAAGAAGAGTTAGGAATTAAACTGGAACAGGTCGAAGCTACTGTAAAGCTCATCGATGAGGGAAATACGATACCTTTTATTGCTAGATATCGAAAAGAGGTTACCGGTTCTTTAAATGATGAGGTACTACGAAGTCTATCAGAGCGTTTAACCTATCTGCGAAACTTGGAAGAGAAGAAGGCTTCTGTACTTGCAAGTATCGAAGAACAGGGAAAATTAACAGAAGAGTTAAAGGCACAGATTGAAGCTGCGGCAACCTTAGTAGTAGTAGAAGACTTATATCGCCCATATCGTCCAAAACGTAGAACCAGAGCGACAATTGCAAAAGAGAAGGGATTGGAGCCACTGGCAGAAATCATCATTGCTCAGGAAATTTCTAGGGATATCTTAGAATTAGCAGAAGACTATGTATCGGAAGAGAAGGAAGTAAGTTCTGCTAAAGACGCTGTAGCAGGAGCACTGGATATTATTGCAGAAAGCATCTCTGATGAAGCGGATTATCGTATCCACATACGTAAGCTTACCTTTGAAGAAGGAAGTATAACTTCCGCCGCAAAGGATGCAGAAGCCGAATCTGTATATGAACTTTATTATGAATATAGTGAAAAAATTTCTAAGGTAGCGGGTCACAGAGTTTTAGCCTTAAATCGCGGTGAAAATGAGAAATTTCTTACAGTAAAGATTACAGCGCCAACTGAGAAAATAATGAATTATCTTAAGGGTAAAGTGATAAAGAGAGATAATCCACATACCAATGATTATCTTGTAGTAGCAATTGCAGATAGTTATGACCGTTTAATCGCACCTGCAATTGAACGTGAGATCAGAAACGATTTGACGGAAAAAGCAGAGGATGGTGCAATTGTAGTCTTTGGCCAGAACTTAACTCAAGTATTAATGCAGCCTCCAATTGCTGGACAAGTTGTACTTGGATGGGATCCAGCGTTTCGTACCGGTTGTAAGCTGGCTGTAGTAGATGCAACAGGAAAGGTATTAGATACTGTAGTAATCTATCCGACAGCACCACAAAATAAGGTAGAGGAAGCGAAGACAGTTTTAAAGAAATTATTTAAGAAATATCAGATTACCTTAATTTCTGTTGGAAATGGTACTGCTTCCAGAGAATCCGAGCAGATTATTGTAGACTTATTAAAAGAAATTACTGAGCCAATCTCTTATGTAATTGTAAATGAGGCTGGAGCATCGGTATATTCAGCAAGTAAGTTAGCAACCGAGGAGTTTCCTAATTTTGATGTTGGACAAAGAAGTGCCGCTTCTATTGCAAGAAGAATTCAGGACCCATTAGCTGAGTTAGTAAAGATTGATCCTAAATCGATCGGCGTAGGTCAATATCAACACGATATGAACCAAAAGAAACTAAGCGAAGCATTAGGCGGAGTTGTAGAAGATTGTGTAAATAAAGTTGGAGTAGATCTAAATACTGCATCAGCTTCCTTACTTGAATATATTTCTGGAATTTCAAAACCAATCGCTAAGAATATTGTTATTTACCGTGAGGAAAATGGAAAGTTTAAGAATCGAAAGCAATTATTAAAGGTTGCGAAACTTGGGCCAAAGGCTTTTGAACAATGTGCAGGATTTTTACGAATTAATGATGGAGATAATCCTCTGGATGGAACTAGTGTGCATCCAGAATCTTATGAAGCAGCTGAAAAACTTCTAGAGATGCTTGAAGTGAAAGATTTAAGAGAGTTACAAGCGAAAGCAAAAGAAGTAGATGCTAAAAGAGAACAATCGATTAGCCAGAAAGTTAAGGATAAAAAGAAGATGGCACAGGAGCTTTCGATTGGTGAAATTACTTTAACTGATATCATTAAGGAATTAGAAAAACCAAGCAGAGACCCAAGAGAAGAGATGCCAAAACCAATCTTAAGAACCGATGTTCTTGATATGAAAGACTTAACTGAGGGTATGATTTTAAAGGGTACTGTACGTAATGTCATTGATTTTGGAGCATTTGTTGATATTGGAGTTCATCAAGATGGTTTGGTTCATATATCACAATTGTCAAAGCAGAAATTTGTTAAGCACCCACTTGATATCGTTAGTGTAGGAGATATAGTGGAAGTAAAAGTTTTAAGTGTAGATGTATCGAAAAAAAGAATACAACTCTCTATGATTTTATAA
- the pfkA gene encoding 6-phosphofructokinase, with amino-acid sequence MFEQLGASNEITSNVKTIGILTSGGDAPGMNAAIRAVVRTALANGLEVKGIRRGFTGLLEEDIIDLNANSVSDIIQRGGTILYTARCPEFVTKEGQDKGAEVCRKHGIDGLVVIGGDGSFQGAKQLAARGINTVGLPGTIDLDIACTDYTIGFDTAVNTAMESIDKVRDTSTSHERCSIIEVMGRNAGYIALWCGIANGAEDVLTTERYDHDEQRIISNIIEKRKIGKKHHIIVNAEGIGDSYGMAKRIEAATGMETRATIIGHIQRGGSPTCKDRVYASAMGAKAVDILCRGGSNRVVAYKHGEFVDFDINEALAMKKDLDEYLFQMSKKLSR; translated from the coding sequence ATGTTTGAGCAGTTGGGTGCTTCAAATGAAATTACTAGTAATGTAAAGACAATTGGTATATTAACAAGTGGTGGAGATGCTCCTGGTATGAATGCTGCTATTCGTGCAGTAGTACGTACAGCATTAGCGAATGGTTTAGAGGTAAAGGGAATTCGCAGAGGATTCACAGGACTTTTAGAAGAAGATATTATTGATCTGAATGCAAATAGTGTGTCAGATATCATCCAACGTGGTGGTACAATATTATATACAGCTCGTTGTCCTGAGTTCGTTACGAAAGAGGGTCAGGATAAAGGCGCCGAAGTCTGTAGAAAGCATGGAATTGATGGATTAGTAGTGATTGGTGGAGATGGTTCTTTCCAAGGTGCAAAGCAATTAGCAGCAAGAGGAATTAATACTGTTGGACTTCCAGGAACCATTGATCTTGATATCGCATGTACAGATTATACAATTGGTTTTGATACAGCTGTAAATACAGCAATGGAATCAATTGATAAAGTTCGTGATACATCAACTTCCCATGAACGTTGCAGCATTATTGAAGTTATGGGTAGAAATGCTGGATATATCGCATTATGGTGTGGCATCGCAAATGGTGCAGAAGATGTTCTTACAACAGAGCGTTATGACCATGATGAGCAGAGAATTATTAGTAACATCATTGAAAAGCGCAAAATTGGTAAGAAACATCATATCATTGTAAATGCAGAAGGAATCGGCGATTCCTATGGAATGGCGAAAAGAATTGAAGCTGCAACTGGTATGGAAACTCGTGCTACTATTATTGGACATATTCAACGTGGTGGTAGTCCAACTTGTAAAGATCGTGTTTATGCATCAGCCATGGGAGCAAAAGCAGTAGATATCCTATGTAGAGGTGGCAGTAACCGAGTTGTTGCTTATAAACATGGTGAATTTGTAGACTTTGATATCAATGAGGCTCTTGCAATGAAAAAGGATTTGGATGAGTACTTATTCCAGATGTCAAAGAAATTATCAAGATAA
- a CDS encoding polysaccharide deacetylase family protein, protein MDNQKKPKDGKITLRKVTKILIMEGLILSVLFISFAMKRLSDNKVDPVETTKPVVQTSNNNITITPTADPMREVKKEQEAKQQEVLKEAKLLAAGYDYDKAINMLKSEKGYENVDSYMVAINEFEEEKKSLVPLGAYKSSEEVSHLFFHSLIYDTSKAFDGDYKENGYNYYMVTVKEFKEMLRQLYENNYVLVSVHDLVTKVTKKDGTTTYQDGEILLPPNKKPFVLSQDDVNYYDYMDGDGFASRMVIDENGKPSTLMINEDGTTTVGDYDMVPIVERFIEEHPDFSYRGARGIIALTGYEGALGYRTDPASKNSKTYAQDKETVKQVAEVMKQYGWEFASHSNGHRDMGACTEEFLKKDTDKWLKYVGSLVGETDLYIFPYGIDIQSGAGTYKNAKFQYLDSVGFHYYFGVFKEPWIQVKDNYVRMSRRAIDGQAMLQYPERLKDIFDLSTILDDVRPALK, encoded by the coding sequence ATGGATAATCAGAAAAAGCCAAAGGATGGTAAGATAACACTTCGTAAGGTTACAAAGATATTGATAATGGAAGGACTTATCCTTTCTGTGCTCTTTATTAGTTTTGCTATGAAACGCCTATCAGATAATAAAGTGGATCCAGTAGAAACGACAAAACCAGTGGTTCAGACCAGTAATAACAATATTACTATTACTCCAACCGCCGATCCGATGAGGGAAGTAAAAAAAGAGCAGGAAGCGAAGCAGCAAGAGGTATTAAAGGAAGCAAAACTATTAGCAGCAGGCTATGATTATGATAAAGCGATTAACATGCTAAAATCAGAAAAAGGTTACGAAAATGTCGATTCCTATATGGTTGCTATAAACGAATTTGAGGAAGAAAAGAAATCCCTCGTTCCGTTAGGCGCTTATAAATCTTCTGAAGAGGTAAGTCATTTATTTTTTCACTCCTTAATCTATGATACTAGTAAGGCATTTGATGGAGATTACAAAGAGAATGGCTATAACTATTATATGGTTACCGTAAAAGAATTTAAAGAGATGCTAAGACAGTTATATGAAAATAACTATGTATTAGTGAGCGTTCATGATTTAGTAACGAAGGTTACGAAGAAGGATGGAACAACGACATATCAGGACGGAGAGATTTTATTACCTCCAAATAAAAAACCGTTTGTGCTATCACAGGACGATGTGAATTACTATGATTATATGGATGGTGATGGATTTGCCAGCCGAATGGTGATTGATGAAAATGGCAAGCCTTCTACGCTTATGATAAATGAGGATGGCACGACTACCGTAGGTGATTACGATATGGTACCTATTGTAGAACGATTTATTGAGGAACACCCTGATTTTTCTTATCGTGGTGCAAGAGGTATTATTGCACTGACCGGTTATGAAGGCGCACTTGGTTATCGTACGGATCCAGCATCAAAGAATTCAAAAACTTATGCTCAGGATAAAGAAACAGTAAAACAGGTTGCGGAAGTTATGAAACAGTACGGATGGGAGTTCGCCAGCCATAGTAATGGACACCGTGATATGGGAGCATGTACGGAGGAATTCTTAAAAAAGGATACCGATAAATGGTTGAAATATGTGGGTTCCTTGGTTGGAGAAACAGATCTTTATATCTTCCCTTATGGAATCGATATTCAAAGTGGTGCAGGTACTTATAAAAATGCAAAGTTTCAGTACTTAGACAGTGTTGGATTTCATTATTATTTTGGAGTTTTTAAGGAACCTTGGATACAAGTAAAGGATAATTATGTTCGTATGAGCCGTCGTGCTATCGATGGACAAGCGATGCTTCAGTATCCAGAACGGTTGAAAGATATATTTGATCTGAGTACGATCTTGGATGATGTGAGACCAGCTCTAAAGTAA